In Candidatus Neomarinimicrobiota bacterium, a genomic segment contains:
- a CDS encoding bifunctional folylpolyglutamate synthase/dihydrofolate synthase produces the protein MRTSEYDRTLHYLFGLRTFGIHLGLEISRSLAEKVGNPQNQYPAVHIAGTNGKGSTCSLIESVLREKGLKTGLYTSPHLIDFNERIKVNGVPISDEAIIEYAETLKESVEKSGASFFEVTTVIALKYFADMEVDIAVVETGLGARLDTTMLVNPVITIISSISIDHAKYLGDTIKKIAKEKSFVMRKGVKCVVSKNSEEVLEVIKQHAEESDVEILMASGVCTVSKVIFRDDGLTFDAEIENIPMKDISVPLMGEHQIENIQSALAALRNMPGLSLAEEEIRNGFNNVSVRGRMEIVSKDPLAIYDVAHNPNAVKNLFKALNKHYPTKRIVTLLALLSEKDHKKIIKELSGKCTKLICSEIPGHDSVSASNLSDEGNKCAIDSVKILEFDDALQSALNAVDKDSLLIIFGSHYFAENIYTKFSSFLQKRDRPEIKALT, from the coding sequence ATGCGTACCTCAGAATACGATAGGACACTTCATTATCTGTTCGGACTAAGAACCTTTGGAATTCATCTTGGGCTTGAAATCTCCCGATCGTTAGCAGAAAAAGTTGGTAATCCACAAAATCAGTACCCCGCTGTCCACATTGCAGGTACAAATGGAAAAGGCTCAACCTGCTCTCTTATAGAATCAGTCTTGCGCGAGAAGGGTCTAAAAACAGGTTTATATACTTCTCCACATCTCATTGACTTCAACGAACGGATAAAAGTTAACGGCGTGCCTATCAGCGATGAAGCGATAATTGAGTATGCGGAAACATTAAAAGAAAGCGTTGAGAAGAGTGGAGCGTCATTTTTTGAAGTCACAACTGTCATCGCGTTAAAATATTTCGCGGATATGGAAGTTGATATCGCTGTTGTGGAAACTGGATTGGGAGCGCGGTTAGATACAACCATGCTCGTAAATCCGGTGATAACCATTATCAGTTCCATAAGTATTGATCATGCGAAGTATCTGGGCGATACAATAAAGAAAATCGCTAAAGAGAAATCGTTTGTTATGAGAAAAGGTGTCAAGTGTGTTGTTTCAAAAAATTCAGAAGAAGTATTAGAAGTCATCAAACAGCATGCCGAAGAATCAGACGTTGAAATTTTAATGGCTTCAGGAGTTTGCACTGTTTCAAAGGTAATCTTTAGAGACGATGGGCTCACCTTTGACGCAGAAATCGAGAATATCCCGATGAAAGATATTTCTGTTCCGTTAATGGGAGAGCACCAGATCGAAAACATCCAATCCGCTCTTGCGGCGCTACGCAATATGCCGGGTTTGTCATTAGCTGAGGAAGAAATACGGAACGGTTTTAACAATGTATCTGTTCGGGGTAGAATGGAAATAGTTTCTAAAGATCCGCTTGCGATTTACGATGTCGCTCACAATCCGAATGCCGTAAAAAATTTATTTAAAGCATTGAATAAACATTATCCGACAAAACGAATCGTAACGCTACTGGCGCTGCTAAGCGAAAAAGACCATAAAAAAATAATAAAGGAGCTCTCAGGTAAATGCACAAAACTCATCTGCTCTGAAATTCCCGGTCATGACTCTGTTTCTGCATCAAACCTTTCTGATGAAGGTAATAAGTGCGCAATTGATTCGGTTAAAATTCTTGAATTTGATGATGCATTACAAAGCGCATTGAACGCAGTGGATAAAGACTCTCTACTGATAATATTCGGTTCACATTACTTTGCAGAAAATATCTATACTAAATTCAGTTCATTTCTTCAGAAGAGAGACAGACCTGAGATAAAAGCGTTGACATGA
- a CDS encoding N-acetylmuramoyl-L-alanine amidase, with translation MIYLFKKVSLAILLAFIFIGESNGSEIKVVYSNDPGRIEILKTIEKDNISFVSGIDIARLLEARTFYSAEKKKMDIKFKQWRMKLSAYSSFVLLEDLSEDHNGDDILHFPVPSLSSENDILIPVIPLMDILSKIMNEKISYSKESNILEIKTALENITGVQLLEKANGTLIKISTTREFPLDSYRAWVNKELGWLYLTIVNGVSDSLAISKTILRGAVIKVVPVQMEESTQLSFKLKGEVENPEIYQTTDPHQIVISLRTPMIISRKQVEENLHKDSERWLIDTIVLDAGHGGKDPGSIGPTGLKEKDAALSIVKKIGKLIQKKLGVKVVYTRYEDVFVSLEERGKIANRNEGKLFISVHLNDFPKNRKVRGFEVYFLRPGKTESAILVAERENSVIRFEEKENAERYSKFANEKLILASLAQASFMRESEDLTAMIEKELRKKISSPSRGVKQAGFYVLVGASMPHAYVEAGFLSNRKEEKNLKSSKYQQKIAEAIYESVRKFKRKYEQLIISSN, from the coding sequence TTGATTTATCTATTTAAAAAAGTATCACTCGCCATCCTTTTGGCTTTTATCTTTATTGGCGAATCGAACGGCTCGGAAATCAAAGTTGTGTATTCAAATGATCCGGGAAGAATCGAAATCTTGAAAACAATCGAGAAGGATAATATTTCGTTTGTGAGCGGGATTGACATTGCTCGACTGCTTGAAGCACGCACATTTTATTCGGCAGAAAAGAAAAAAATGGACATCAAGTTTAAGCAGTGGCGAATGAAACTGTCTGCTTACAGTTCGTTTGTGTTATTGGAAGATTTGAGTGAGGACCATAATGGAGATGATATTCTTCACTTTCCCGTACCTTCATTATCTTCAGAGAATGATATTCTTATTCCGGTAATACCTCTTATGGATATTCTTAGCAAAATAATGAATGAAAAGATTAGCTACAGCAAAGAGTCGAATATACTCGAAATAAAGACTGCACTGGAAAACATAACAGGGGTTCAGCTGCTGGAAAAAGCGAACGGTACGCTGATAAAGATTTCCACTACACGTGAATTTCCGCTGGATTCTTATCGAGCCTGGGTAAATAAGGAATTAGGCTGGCTGTATCTGACGATTGTTAATGGAGTAAGTGATTCATTGGCAATCAGCAAAACGATACTTCGCGGAGCGGTGATAAAAGTGGTGCCGGTTCAAATGGAGGAATCTACTCAGCTATCATTCAAATTGAAAGGTGAAGTGGAGAACCCTGAAATATATCAAACTACCGATCCGCATCAGATAGTAATATCATTAAGAACACCGATGATAATTAGCAGGAAACAAGTAGAAGAAAACCTGCATAAAGATAGTGAGAGATGGCTTATTGATACGATAGTTCTCGATGCGGGGCACGGAGGAAAAGATCCCGGCTCTATCGGACCTACAGGCTTAAAAGAAAAGGACGCTGCCCTTAGTATTGTAAAAAAAATTGGGAAATTGATTCAGAAAAAATTAGGTGTAAAAGTTGTGTATACACGTTATGAAGATGTGTTCGTTTCATTGGAAGAAAGAGGGAAAATAGCAAACAGGAACGAGGGGAAATTATTTATCAGCGTGCATCTGAACGATTTTCCTAAGAACAGGAAGGTTAGAGGATTTGAAGTATACTTTCTCCGACCCGGAAAAACTGAAAGCGCGATCCTGGTTGCTGAACGTGAAAACTCAGTAATCCGGTTTGAAGAAAAGGAAAACGCGGAGAGGTATAGTAAGTTCGCGAATGAAAAACTAATTTTAGCGTCCCTTGCGCAAGCGTCTTTTATGAGAGAATCGGAGGACTTAACGGCGATGATAGAAAAAGAATTAAGAAAGAAAATTTCATCGCCGAGCAGAGGAGTAAAGCAAGCGGGATTTTATGTTTTAGTGGGAGCTTCTATGCCTCATGCTTATGTAGAAGCGGGGTTTCTTTCCAACCGAAAAGAGGAAAAGAATTTAAAATCCTCGAAATATCAGCAGAAAATCGCCGAAGCGATTTACGAGAGCGTCCGAAAGTTCAAAAGAAAATATGAACAACTGATAATATCATCAAATTGA
- a CDS encoding glutamate racemase, translating to MNDKPIGIFDSGIGGLTVVREVSRQLPQENILYFGDTARVPYGSKSPKVVQLFARQDASFLYDKGVKSIIIACNTASAEAFDILQDDFDIPVIGVINPGARAASESTKNGKIGVIGTHGTISSGAYKKAIQDIDKSIEVTAAACPLFVPLVEEGWESKSTTRDIAREYLSPLIEGGIDTLILGCTHYPILKPVLQEIVGDKIILVDSAEATAGELKQILDEQGLGNSSQENTDKHSFYVSDFPFKFKEMAERFLGKELAEVELVPLEVIESHATN from the coding sequence TTGAACGATAAACCTATAGGGATATTTGATTCGGGAATTGGGGGATTGACTGTAGTTCGAGAAGTATCACGGCAGCTTCCGCAGGAAAATATACTATATTTCGGCGATACCGCAAGAGTGCCCTATGGCTCAAAAAGCCCCAAGGTAGTACAATTATTTGCCCGGCAGGACGCTTCTTTTCTTTACGATAAAGGTGTGAAATCCATAATTATCGCTTGTAATACTGCCTCGGCAGAGGCTTTCGATATACTCCAGGACGATTTTGATATTCCTGTCATTGGAGTTATCAATCCCGGAGCGCGGGCGGCGTCTGAAAGCACAAAAAATGGAAAAATAGGTGTGATAGGCACACATGGTACAATCTCATCAGGCGCATATAAAAAGGCGATTCAGGATATTGATAAATCTATTGAGGTAACAGCAGCAGCCTGTCCGCTATTCGTGCCGCTCGTGGAGGAAGGTTGGGAATCTAAATCTACCACAAGGGATATCGCACGGGAATATTTATCTCCGCTGATAGAAGGGGGCATAGATACTCTAATTCTCGGTTGCACACATTATCCTATTTTGAAACCGGTACTCCAAGAAATAGTGGGCGATAAAATTATATTAGTTGATTCAGCTGAAGCAACAGCCGGCGAGCTAAAGCAGATACTTGATGAACAGGGATTGGGGAATTCCTCTCAAGAGAATACCGATAAACATAGTTTTTATGTATCCGACTTTCCATTTAAATTCAAAGAGATGGCGGAGCGGTTTCTGGGAAAAGAGTTGGCCGAAGTTGAACTTGTTCCTCTCGAAGTTATAGAGTCGCACGCAACCAACTAA